In a single window of the Drosophila subpulchrella strain 33 F10 #4 breed RU33 chromosome X, RU_Dsub_v1.1 Primary Assembly, whole genome shotgun sequence genome:
- the LOC119557633 gene encoding uncharacterized protein LOC119557633 isoform X2: MPIVIWPDVNNFVEFVVFFVFFCSLAHNNLFCNVFVKLPFNLKFAEERERNSRRMEHMSAGGGPSPGQFMGVPIPETGPPRPIQDRERDEYYPQAHGGPAPEDTPGKHSAQSLIDAIVKHEINRNNPEITFPGSSTRQFMQATISDRERDAIMKRERNRERELKRKLERREQDRERRAVAEERERDSRRMERMFAGGVVNAPGVGGGGGPSPGQFMRASVPETGPPRSIPDRERDAYYRQAHGGPAPEDTPGQLSAQSLIDAIMKHEIARNNPAITVHVPPRGSGPSPRQFMRASIPERGPLRSIQDREREAILQISGSQLIFGSPRGYARTTERPESHRRHHLVLDQIHQRRNRWSGTRVSAADLRPRGSGSGDGAGTRSSPANVLHQM; this comes from the exons ATGCCTATCGTTATCTGGCCTGACGTAAACAACTTTGTCGAATTTGTAGTGttctttgttttcttttgtagCTTAGCACataacaatttattttgtaaCGTTTTTGTTAAATTGCCATTTAACCTTAAATTTGCCGAGGAGCGGGAGCGGAACAGTCGTCGCATGGAGCACATGTCCGCCGGCGGAGGGCCTTCGCCCGGGCAGTTCATGGGAGTCCCCATCCCAGAGACGGGTCCACCACGCCCAATCCAAGATCGCGAACGAGACGA GTACTATCCTCAGGCACACGGCGGCCCAGCGCCAGAGGATACGCCCGGAAAACATAGCGCCCAGAGTCTTATAGATGCCATCGTCAAGCACGAGATCAATCGCAACAACCCCGAAATCACATTTCCGGGATCTTCGACCAGGCAGTTCATGCAAGCCACTATCTCAGATCGCGAACGAGACGC TATAATGAAGCGTGAACGTAACCGTGAGCGGGAGCTGAAAAGGAAGCTAGAGCGACGGGAGCAGGACCGGGAGCGGCGGGCGGTGGCCGAGGAGCGGGAGCGGGACAGTCGTCGCATGGAGCGCATGTTCGCCGGCGGTGTGGTGAACGCGCCAGGCGtcggcggcggcggaggaCCTTCGCCCGGGCAGTTCATGCGAGCCTCCGTCCCAGAGACTGGTCCACCACGCTCGATCCCAGATCGCGAACGAGACGC GTACTATCGTCAGGCACACGGCGGCCCAGCGCCAGAGGATACGCCCGGACAACTGAGCGCCCAGAGTCTCATAGACGCCATCATGAAGCACGAGATCGCTCGGAACAACCCCGCAATCACAGTTCACGTGCCGCCACGCGGCTCGGGACCTTCGCCCAGGCAGTTCATGCGAGCCTCCATCCCAGAGAGGGGTCCACTACGCTCGATCCAAGATCGCGAACGAGAAGC GATCTTACAAATATCCGGCAGTCAGCTCATATTCGGTTCACCCAGAGGATACGCCCGGACAACTGAGCGCCCAGAGTCTCATAGACGCCATCATCTCGTGCTTGATCAAATTCACCAACGACGTAACCGCTGGTCCGGGACGCGAGTTTCCGCGGCCGACCTTCGTCCACGCGGCTCGGGATCAGGCGACGGTGCCGGCACCCGATCCTCGCCAGCCAATGTCCTCCATCAGATGTAG
- the LOC119557633 gene encoding uncharacterized protein LOC119557633 isoform X3 translates to MPIVIWPDVNNFVEFVVFFVFFCSLAHNNLFCNVFVKLPFNLKFAEERERNSRRMEHMSAGGGPSPGQFMGVPIPETGPPRPIQDRERDEPGQLSVQSLIDAIIKHENNRTNDATAFSIPETGPPRPIQDRERDAIMKRERNRERELKRKLERREQDRERRAVAEERERDSRRMERMFAGGVVNAPGVGGGGGPSPGQFMRASVPETGPPRSIPDRERDAYYRQAHGGPAPEDTPGQLSAQSLIDAIMKHEIARNNPAITVHVPPRGSGPSPRQFMRASIPERGPLRSIQDREREAILQISGSQLIFGSPRGYARTTERPESHRRHHLVLDQIHQRRNRWSGTRVSAADLRPRGSGSGDGAGTRSSPANVLHQM, encoded by the exons ATGCCTATCGTTATCTGGCCTGACGTAAACAACTTTGTCGAATTTGTAGTGttctttgttttcttttgtagCTTAGCACataacaatttattttgtaaCGTTTTTGTTAAATTGCCATTTAACCTTAAATTTGCCGAGGAGCGGGAGCGGAACAGTCGTCGCATGGAGCACATGTCCGCCGGCGGAGGGCCTTCGCCCGGGCAGTTCATGGGAGTCCCCATCCCAGAGACGGGTCCACCACGCCCAATCCAAGATCGCGAACGAGACGA GCCCGGACAACTGAGCGTTCAGAGTCTCATAGACGCCATCATCAAGCACGAGAACAATCGCACCAACGACGCAACCGCATTCTCCATCCCAGAGACAGGTCCACCACGCCCGATCCAAGATCGCGAACGAGACGC TATAATGAAGCGTGAACGTAACCGTGAGCGGGAGCTGAAAAGGAAGCTAGAGCGACGGGAGCAGGACCGGGAGCGGCGGGCGGTGGCCGAGGAGCGGGAGCGGGACAGTCGTCGCATGGAGCGCATGTTCGCCGGCGGTGTGGTGAACGCGCCAGGCGtcggcggcggcggaggaCCTTCGCCCGGGCAGTTCATGCGAGCCTCCGTCCCAGAGACTGGTCCACCACGCTCGATCCCAGATCGCGAACGAGACGC GTACTATCGTCAGGCACACGGCGGCCCAGCGCCAGAGGATACGCCCGGACAACTGAGCGCCCAGAGTCTCATAGACGCCATCATGAAGCACGAGATCGCTCGGAACAACCCCGCAATCACAGTTCACGTGCCGCCACGCGGCTCGGGACCTTCGCCCAGGCAGTTCATGCGAGCCTCCATCCCAGAGAGGGGTCCACTACGCTCGATCCAAGATCGCGAACGAGAAGC GATCTTACAAATATCCGGCAGTCAGCTCATATTCGGTTCACCCAGAGGATACGCCCGGACAACTGAGCGCCCAGAGTCTCATAGACGCCATCATCTCGTGCTTGATCAAATTCACCAACGACGTAACCGCTGGTCCGGGACGCGAGTTTCCGCGGCCGACCTTCGTCCACGCGGCTCGGGATCAGGCGACGGTGCCGGCACCCGATCCTCGCCAGCCAATGTCCTCCATCAGATGTAG
- the LOC119557633 gene encoding uncharacterized protein LOC119557633 isoform X1: MEHMSAGGGPSPGQFMGVPIPETGPPRPIQDRERDEPGQLSVQSLIDAIIKHENNRTNDATAFSIPETGPPRPIQDRERDAYYPQAHGGPAPEDTPGKHSAQSLIDAIVKHEINRNNPEITFPGSSTRQFMQATISDRERDAIMKRERNRERELKRKLERREQDRERRAVAEERERDSRRMERMFAGGVVNAPGVGGGGGPSPGQFMRASVPETGPPRSIPDRERDAYYRQAHGGPAPEDTPGQLSAQSLIDAIMKHEIARNNPAITVHVPPRGSGPSPRQFMRASIPERGPLRSIQDREREAILQISGSQLIFGSPRGYARTTERPESHRRHHLVLDQIHQRRNRWSGTRVSAADLRPRGSGSGDGAGTRSSPANVLHQM, from the exons ATGGAGCACATGTCCGCCGGCGGAGGGCCTTCGCCCGGGCAGTTCATGGGAGTCCCCATCCCAGAGACGGGTCCACCACGCCCAATCCAAGATCGCGAACGAGACGA GCCCGGACAACTGAGCGTTCAGAGTCTCATAGACGCCATCATCAAGCACGAGAACAATCGCACCAACGACGCAACCGCATTCTCCATCCCAGAGACAGGTCCACCACGCCCGATCCAAGATCGCGAACGAGACGC GTACTATCCTCAGGCACACGGCGGCCCAGCGCCAGAGGATACGCCCGGAAAACATAGCGCCCAGAGTCTTATAGATGCCATCGTCAAGCACGAGATCAATCGCAACAACCCCGAAATCACATTTCCGGGATCTTCGACCAGGCAGTTCATGCAAGCCACTATCTCAGATCGCGAACGAGACGC TATAATGAAGCGTGAACGTAACCGTGAGCGGGAGCTGAAAAGGAAGCTAGAGCGACGGGAGCAGGACCGGGAGCGGCGGGCGGTGGCCGAGGAGCGGGAGCGGGACAGTCGTCGCATGGAGCGCATGTTCGCCGGCGGTGTGGTGAACGCGCCAGGCGtcggcggcggcggaggaCCTTCGCCCGGGCAGTTCATGCGAGCCTCCGTCCCAGAGACTGGTCCACCACGCTCGATCCCAGATCGCGAACGAGACGC GTACTATCGTCAGGCACACGGCGGCCCAGCGCCAGAGGATACGCCCGGACAACTGAGCGCCCAGAGTCTCATAGACGCCATCATGAAGCACGAGATCGCTCGGAACAACCCCGCAATCACAGTTCACGTGCCGCCACGCGGCTCGGGACCTTCGCCCAGGCAGTTCATGCGAGCCTCCATCCCAGAGAGGGGTCCACTACGCTCGATCCAAGATCGCGAACGAGAAGC GATCTTACAAATATCCGGCAGTCAGCTCATATTCGGTTCACCCAGAGGATACGCCCGGACAACTGAGCGCCCAGAGTCTCATAGACGCCATCATCTCGTGCTTGATCAAATTCACCAACGACGTAACCGCTGGTCCGGGACGCGAGTTTCCGCGGCCGACCTTCGTCCACGCGGCTCGGGATCAGGCGACGGTGCCGGCACCCGATCCTCGCCAGCCAATGTCCTCCATCAGATGTAG